The following proteins are encoded in a genomic region of Entelurus aequoreus isolate RoL-2023_Sb linkage group LG01, RoL_Eaeq_v1.1, whole genome shotgun sequence:
- the LOC133635862 gene encoding P2X purinoceptor 7-like, whose protein sequence is MMAARSESDSDRDSDDFPINLSEDERFLDEESASEELVGIGSDSEAVRGIEPYRFEPEADEDCQEDAAAIDAGGAHDIDRLQNTEWCTCHNCVNMETVAECVCCRELDAVARTMEEERVETCIIDHPGFPSVCLDEWVLQTAYYAYEQQYGVLQQQQNERRRHTAYRQFVRFCWGYLGKEIRVVLPACVVHKIRTTFPSMDYTGFEDVQ, encoded by the exons atgatggccgccagaagtgagagcgattccgaccgagatagcgacgatttccccattaatttgagcgaggatgaaagatttttggatgaggaaagtgcaagtgaagaacTAGTGGGgattggaagcgattcagaagctgtgagagggatagagccataCCGCTTTGAACCCGAAGCTGACGAAGACTgtcaggaggacgctgctgctattgatgctggaggagcacacgacatagatcgccttcagaatacagaatg gtgtacatgtcacaactgtgtgaacatggagacagtggctgagtgtgtctgctgtCGTGAGCTAGATGCAGTGGCCAGAACGATGGAGGAGGAGAGGGTGGagacgtgcatcatagaccaccctggctttccatctgtgtgtctggatgaatgggtgctgcagacagcgtATTACGCCTACGAACAGCAATATGGCgtgctgcagcaacagcaaaatga gcggagacgacacacagcctatcgacagtttgtccgcttctgctggggatatctgggaaaggagataagggtggtactaccagcttgtgtagtacataagattaggacaacattcccatcgatggactacacggggttcgaagacgtgcagtga